Proteins encoded in a region of the Limibacillus halophilus genome:
- a CDS encoding P-loop NTPase fold protein, whose amino-acid sequence MSVKLDPNQHVVDYLRHYVRSPSAPHFAVMLNGPWGIGKTFFVKEFVKSVADEDLRHVYVSLYGLNSFDEIDDAIFRAMYPILENKGVKFAGRAAKTLGKYFRFELGIQPKDFLERANSDLFIFDDLERCAIPRIERILGYINEFVEHEERKVIIIANEREINDCERYQSVREKLIGKTLEIQSTFHQALEAFIGAIENVGAKRFLSSNADVIFEVYNQSELYNLRILQQSLWDFERVYCALHERHKLNETAMIVLMSLLFAFSFELKAGRLTTNDLRGRHFALIASAMRSERDEAASLPISNAQNRYPEIDLGTSVLSDETLVNIFDRGIVSTDEICNDLDASSFFVNVEDEPAWRTVWHSFERTDDEFYSAFERMEKAFAARAFVVPGEILHVLGLRIWLSKIDVIQKPLEDVIAEGKEYIDDLYESGRLEVQEISSIRDSGYAGLGIHQHNTPEYKYLYKHLNDKIQAAAVDRYPAIAEELLDNMIADPELFFSRIALTHEGKNEFYNIPILASADIDRFVSAILEHHPSQQRAILMSLKARYENNKLDGALAEERSWATKVRNELFEEAGNLSDISRYRLRRNLTFALDEVLQLGEHAPQTSEDESSPGGN is encoded by the coding sequence CGTCGTAGACTACCTTAGACACTACGTTAGGTCTCCGAGCGCTCCCCATTTTGCGGTAATGCTAAATGGTCCATGGGGCATCGGAAAAACGTTCTTTGTAAAAGAGTTTGTGAAGTCCGTAGCGGACGAGGACCTACGGCATGTCTACGTCAGTCTGTACGGGCTAAACTCATTTGATGAAATAGACGACGCTATATTTCGTGCCATGTATCCAATACTAGAGAACAAAGGAGTAAAATTTGCCGGACGAGCAGCAAAAACGCTCGGAAAATACTTTCGATTTGAGCTAGGCATTCAACCCAAAGATTTTCTCGAACGAGCTAACTCTGACTTGTTCATCTTTGATGATCTGGAGCGCTGCGCAATTCCGAGGATCGAAAGGATCCTTGGATACATAAACGAATTTGTCGAACACGAAGAGCGTAAGGTGATCATCATTGCTAATGAGCGGGAGATTAACGACTGCGAGCGTTACCAATCCGTTCGTGAGAAATTGATCGGAAAGACGCTAGAAATCCAATCAACTTTCCACCAAGCGCTAGAGGCGTTTATTGGCGCAATCGAAAACGTTGGGGCAAAAAGGTTTCTAAGCTCAAATGCAGATGTGATCTTCGAAGTTTACAATCAATCTGAACTCTACAATCTTCGAATCTTACAGCAGAGCTTGTGGGACTTTGAACGGGTGTATTGTGCTCTTCACGAAAGGCACAAACTGAACGAAACAGCGATGATTGTGCTAATGAGTTTGCTGTTTGCATTCTCATTTGAGTTAAAGGCGGGTCGCCTAACGACAAATGACCTCCGCGGGCGCCACTTCGCATTGATAGCTTCAGCGATGCGCTCTGAACGCGATGAGGCTGCCTCACTCCCAATATCTAATGCGCAGAATCGTTATCCCGAGATTGATCTAGGCACTTCGGTTTTATCCGATGAAACGTTGGTGAACATTTTTGATAGGGGAATCGTCTCTACAGACGAGATTTGCAACGATCTGGATGCAAGTTCGTTCTTCGTAAATGTTGAAGATGAACCAGCATGGCGGACTGTCTGGCATTCCTTCGAAAGGACCGACGATGAGTTCTATTCGGCATTCGAAAGAATGGAGAAAGCCTTTGCAGCTCGTGCGTTCGTAGTTCCAGGCGAGATATTGCATGTATTGGGCCTAAGGATTTGGTTGTCAAAAATCGATGTAATCCAGAAACCACTTGAGGACGTGATTGCTGAGGGAAAAGAATACATTGATGACCTTTACGAAAGTGGTCGTCTTGAGGTCCAAGAAATCTCGAGCATTCGGGATAGCGGTTATGCTGGCCTAGGCATTCACCAGCACAATACGCCTGAATACAAATATCTATACAAACACTTGAACGATAAGATTCAAGCTGCTGCTGTAGACCGCTACCCTGCAATCGCAGAAGAACTGTTAGATAATATGATAGCCGATCCAGAGCTCTTCTTTAGTCGAATAGCCCTGACCCACGAAGGTAAGAACGAGTTCTATAACATCCCGATCTTAGCATCAGCTGATATAGACCGCTTTGTGTCTGCGATTCTCGAACATCACCCATCCCAACAGCGTGCCATACTAATGTCCCTCAAAGCTCGGTATGAGAACAATAAGCTCGACGGTGCCTTAGCGGAGGAACGGTCTTGGGCAACAAAGGTTCGA